AACGATCGCGGTCAGGACCATGGCTTGCGGAAGTGGATCTCCGTAGGGCTCGGGAGGAGCGCTAGCCCCAGCCTCGACGATTGGAGGCCGCCCCGCCAAGAGACCGCCCGCCGAAAAAACGAGCAAGTTCGCCCCGTGACCGATGAGAACAATGCCAATCACGAGCTTGACGATACTTCTCCTGAGGAGGCAATAGACCCCGCTGCCAAAGAGAACGCCGATTAATCCTGAGATAAGAATTTCCATGGGATCAGTCGTCCTCCTCGTCAAATTCGCTCAGGGAAGAAAGGCTGAATGCACTGTGCAGAACGAAGCCAATCACGGTGAAGTAAACGCCTACGTCGAAAAGCAACGGGGTTCCGAGGTGGATCTTCCCCAATATCGGAAGCTTAAAATCCGGAAGCCACTCCCCTGTCATAAACGGATCTCCCGCAAAAACTCCGGGGAGGCCACTCAAAATGGCAACCGCGAGTCCGACCCCCATCAGGACTGTAGGATCCATGCGCAGTAACTTACGGGCATCCTGAACGGAATCTCCCAAACTGGCCAAGAGGAAGGCCGTCGCGGCAATGAGGCCGCCAATGAAACCGCCACCGGGCAGATTATGGCCGCGGTAGAGAACCACAACCGAGAGAACGATGAGCCACGGGAAGAGCTTATGACCCGCTTGATGAAGAATCAAAGATCTCATCCTTGGGCCTCCTTTTTCTTCTTACGCGACCTTCCCGA
The DNA window shown above is from Puniceicoccus vermicola and carries:
- a CDS encoding MnhB domain-containing protein gives rise to the protein MRSLILHQAGHKLFPWLIVLSVVVLYRGHNLPGGGFIGGLIAATAFLLASLGDSVQDARKLLRMDPTVLMGVGLAVAILSGLPGVFAGDPFMTGEWLPDFKLPILGKIHLGTPLLFDVGVYFTVIGFVLHSAFSLSSLSEFDEEDD
- a CDS encoding Na+/H+ antiporter subunit C — encoded protein: MEILISGLIGVLFGSGVYCLLRRSIVKLVIGIVLIGHGANLLVFSAGGLLAGRPPIVEAGASAPPEPYGDPLPQAMVLTAIVIGFGLTAFALTLVHKAEEAVGEDDINAFNNTDT